The following nucleotide sequence is from Halorussus caseinilyticus.
CCAGACCGACCTCGTTGACCGACTCCTCTCGTGGGCCGCGACCCTGCCATCGACCGAACGCCGGGCCGCCGCGCTGGTGCCGGTGGTCGCGGCGCTCGCGTCGTTCGTCCACTGGGGTCTCGGTCTCGTCGTCGGCGCAATCTTCGCCCGGAAGGTCGCGCAGGCAAACCGGTCCATCGACTTCCCCATCGTCGTGGCGGGCGCGTACTCCGGGTTCGTCGTCTGGCACGGCGGACTCGCGGGGTCGATACCCCTCCTGCTCAACACGGAGGGCAACTTCCTGCTGGAGGCGGGCGTCCTCTCGGGGACGATTTCCACCGGCCAGACCATCTTCACGGTGGCGAACCTCGCCATCTTCGGGGTCGTCACGTTCCTGTTCCTGCCGGGACTATACGCGCTGATGTACCCGGAGAACGACGAGAAGAAGACGCCAATCGACCCCAGCGAGTTCGAGGACGCCGCGGCCGATGGTGGGGTCGCGGCCGAGCAGTCGCCCGCCGCGGAGACGACAGTCGCCCAGCGAATCGAACACTCCCGGCTCGTCGGCGTGGCGACCGGACTGCTCGGACTGGTCGCGGTCGGGTTCTACTTCGGCACGCCGCTCGTCGAGGAAGGCGTCATGCCGTGGAACAACCTCGGACTCAACGTCGTGAACTTCGCGTTCCTCTTCCTCGGGTTGACGCTCCACGGCACGCCCGCGGCCTACGTCGAGTCGATGAAGGAAGCCGTCGAGAACGTCTGGGGCATCATCCTCCAGTTCCCCTTCTACGCGGGTATCATGGGCATCATGGCCTACGCGCCCGAGGGTTCGACCAGCCTCGCCACCCAAATCGCACAGGGCATGGTCGCAGTCGCTCCGGACGGCGCGCTCCCGGCAATCGCGTTCCTGACCGCGGGACTGGTCAACGTCTTCGTCCCGAGCGGCGGCGGCGAGTGGGCCGTCATCGGCGAGACGCTCGTCACGGCCGCCAAGACCAGCGGCGCGAGCGTCCCCCGAGTCGCGGTGGCCGCGTCGTGGGGCGACGCGTGGTCGAACATGATTCAACCGTTCTGGGCGATTCCGCTCCTCGCAATCAGCGGTCTCTCGGTCCGGGACATCATGGGCTACTGCGTGATGGTGTTGCTCGGCGTCGGCATCGTCGTCTCCGTCGGCATCACCGTGTTGCCGATGTAGTCGCCGCCGGGTTCGACTCCCCGTCGGTCGGACCCGTCGCTCGCCGAGCGACGACCGGGACGACTCGAAAAAACGAGACTGCGACGCGGCCGTCGGTGAGGGACGGCGACTTCTGAGGGGTCGCGTCCCCGGATTCCGACTTACTCGGCCGCCACTTCGTCTTCGAGTTCGATTTCGGTGTTACTCCGACCCGACAGCCACGTGGTCAGCGCCACGGAACCGGCGGCCAGCGCGCCGATTTTCGTCCCTTTCCCGCCCACTTTCCGGACGAGGAGGGTCGCAACGATGCCTGCAACGATACCGCGAAGGAGGCTCTTTTTGAGTCCCATGATTGGGTCTACGTAAGGTGTCCTAAAAGATATATCTATCTCGGCGCGAAAAACGGAGAAAAACCGAGTGCGCTACTGCGGACTCGGACTGCCTGTACCCTGACGGCCGACCTGCCGTTCGAGCGCCGACCCGGTGATGTTCTTCAGGCGGTCCACGAGGCTGTCCTTCTCGGCCTCGCCCGCGAGGGCGACTTCGAGAACCTCGCTGATGTGGGAGACGGGGATGATTTCTATCTGTTCCTCGTACTCCTCTTCTATCATCACGTCGTCCTCGTTGGCCGCCGGGATGATAACCCGGTCGAGACCCGCCTTCGCCGCGGCCTCGATTTTGTGCGTGACGCCGCCGACCGGCAACACGTCGCCCCGGACTGACAGCGAACCGGTCATGGCGAGGTCCTGTTCGACCGGAATCTCTTCGAGGGCCGAGATGACGGCGGCCGCGACCGTAATCGACGCCGAGTCGCCGTCTACGCCCTGTTGACCGGCTTGGACGAACTGGATGTGAACGTCCTTCTCGGTGATGTCCTCGTCGCTGAACTTCTTGATGATGGCCGAGACGTTCTGGACTGCCTCCTGAGCCATCTCCTTGAGTTGCCCCGTGGCGATGACTTCGCCGGGACCCTGCGAAGGGGTCACTTCGGCCATCACGGGGAGGACGATACCGGAGTCCTCGCCCATGACCGCGAGTCCGTTGACGCGGCCGACGACTTCGCCCTGATTGACGGTGAGTTCGTAGTCCTTGCGGCGTTCGATGTAGTCGTCGGCGACCTGTTGCTCGATGGAGCGACTCCGGCGCTTGGCCTGAAGCACGTCCTCGCGCTCGGTCTGGTCTTTGTTCGCGGCGCGAGCGATGTCCCCCGCCACGCGAACGAGTCCGCCGAGGTCACGAAGCTTGAGCGTGAGGTGGTCCTTTCGGCCCGACCGACGCTGTGCTTCGAGGATTATCTCTTCGACCGCTTCCTCGTTGAAATGGGGCAGGCGACCGTCTTTCTCGACCTCTTGGGCGATGAACCGGGTGTACTTCCGGCGCATCTCCGGGGTATCGTCGATGGTGTCGTCCATGTACACCTCGTAGCCGTATCCCTTGATGCGCGACCGGAGCGCCGGGTGCATGTTCTCCATCGCGTCCATGTTCCCCGCGGCAATCATGATGAAGTCGCAGGGGACGGGTTCGGTCTGAACCATCGCGCCCGAGGAGCGCTCGGACTGGCCCGTGATGGAGAATTCGCCCTCCTGAATCGCGGTCATCAGCTTCTGCTGACTGCGGATGTCGAGGGTGTTTATCTCGTCCACGAACAGCACGCCCTTGTTGGCCTTGTGGATGGCTCCCGGTTCCACGCGGTCGTGGCTCGGGGTCTCCATCCCGCCGGACTGGAAGGGGTCGTGGCGCACGTCGCCCAGCAGGGCACCGGCGTGGGCACCGGTGGCGTCCTCGAAGGGCGCGGTGGTCTGGTCGGCGTGGTTGACCAGCAGGTTTGGAATCATCGCGTCGTTGCCCCGCGACCCGTAGCGGAACGCGAGATAGATGACGCCCGCCGCGAGGATGCCCAGTAGCGGTCGGGTAGCGATGAGGAGCGAGTACCCCACCACGATGGCGATGATGACCCACATCAGGAACGACCGCATCTGGTTGCGCTTGCGGGCCTCTTCCTTGTGGGCCTCGATTATCTGCTCGCCCTTTCCGGCCGGGACCGTCCGGACTTTCGGCTCGTTACCGTCGTCGGGGTTGTGGTAGACGAGTACGTCCTGTAGGTCCTCTTTCGGCAGGAGTTCGCTCATCGCCTTCGCCAGCATCGACTTGCCCGTTCCGGGCGTGCCAATCATCATGACGTGGCGGCGCTGTTTGGCCGCCTTCTGGACGACATCCCGAGCGTGGTCCTGCCCGATGACCTGATCCACCAGTCGGTCGGGAATCTCGATTTCGTCGGTGGTCTCTATCTCCAATCCGCCGAGCAGGTCGGCTTCGACTGCCTCGTCGTCCGTCACGTCGGGTTCAACGTCACTACCGAGGTCTTCGAAGCCCGGACTGTCTTGTCCGGTTGACTGCTCCGGCGGCGGAGCCTCGTTATCGGTGTCCTTACTCATAGAACTGTCCTGTACGTACCTGAATTGAGGGCTGGAGAATTGATATACTTTCTCCCTCGATTCGCCAACAGTGGCTACGGTGAACTCGGCGATAGAGGCGTCGAAGTGGGCGTTTGGGACGGAAGCGGCATCTCGCCACCCTTATAAAACCTCACGGCCCAACGATAGGTATGACCCGCGGGTTCTACATCGGTCGCTTCCAACCGTACCACAACGGACACCACAACGTGGTCCAGTCTATCGCCGAGGAAGTAGACGAGTTAGTCCTCGGTATCGGGAGTGCGGGCGATTCGCACACACAACACGACCCGTTCACCGCGGGCGAGCGAATCATGATGATAACCAAGTCGCTGGTCGAGTCGGACCTCGTGACCTACGCGGTTCCCATCGAGGACTTGGACCGCAACTCGGTGTGGGTCAGTCACGTCCAGAGCATGAGTCCGGACTTCGACGTGGCCTACTCGAACAACCCGCTCGTCATCCAGTTGTTCGAGGAGGCTGGCGTCGAGGTGCGCCAGTCGCCGATGTACAACCGCGACGTACTGGAGGGAACCGAGGTCCGCGACCGGATGATAGAGGGGAAAGACTGGGAGCGTCTGGTGCCGGACGCGGTGGTCGAAGTCGTCGAGGAGACCGGCGGCTTGGAGCGGATTCAGCGCGTGAGCGACTCGGACAGCAACGGGGAGTAGGCGCTTTTCTCGCTCGTTTTCGTCTCACGACCGGTCCTCTGCATCGTAACTCGTACCAGAACTACCGCCGGAGTCAGAAAGACGACTCCCCCGAAAGCCACGGCCGGTCGCGGTCGGCCAGACGACCACGCAAACGCGACCGGCCGTGCCCTTTCAGTCCGACCGACCCCACCGTAACCGCGGGCCACGGAGGGTGCGTCGGGGGACGACCTCCCCCCGAGCAGTCGGCGCTTCGCGCCGACGACGCCAGCACGCGCCGACCGGTATTCCTCCGACGATGCGTGAACTTCGACGCCTTTGTATCCGCACCGCCGGAACCACCACCGATGACCGCGTTCTTCGACCGACTCGCCGACCGCATCGCCGAGGTGGACAGCATCGTGTCGGTCGGGTTGGACCCCGACACAGACCGCTTGCCCGCCGAGGTCCGAGACGCCGACCTACCGCGCTGGGAGTTCAACCGCCGAATCGTCGACGCGACCGCCGACCACGCCGCCGTCTTCAAGCCCAACGCGGCGTTCTACGAGGACCCCGACGGGTGGCGCGCGCTGGAGCGGACCGTCGAACACGCCCGCGAGAAGGGCGTCCCGGTCCTGCTCGACGCCAAGCGCGCCGACATCGGCAACACCTCCCGACAGTACGCGAAGGTACTCGACTCGGTGGACGCCATCACCCTCAATCCGTTCCTCGGCCGGGACTCGCTCGCGCCGTTCCTCGACCGGGAGGACGCGGGGTGTTTCCTGCTCTGTCGGACCTCGAACCCCGGCGGCGCGGACGTACAGGAGTTGGAACTCGCCGACGGGGACCTCGTGTACGAGCGCGTGGCCGACCTCGCCAGCGAGTGGAGCGAGGACGGCAACGGCAACGTCGGTCTCGTCGTCGGCGCGACCACCCCCGACGAACTCCGGACGGTCCGCGAGCGAGTCCCCGACCTGCCGTTCCTCGTCCCCGGCGTCGGCGCACAGGGCGGCGACGCCGAGGCCGCCGCAACCTACGCCACGGCGACGAACGGCGCTGGACTGGTCAACTCCACGCGGGGCATCATCTTCGCCGGAGAAGAGTCGGACCAATCGTACGCCGACGCCGCCGAGGAAGCCGCCCGCGACCTGAAAGAGCGACTGAACCGGTACCGATAGCCCTAATCGACGCGAACCCCAACCGCCGGTCGTGAGTACCAACGCGACAGTCTCCGGACGGCCCATCTTCGCCGCCGTCGCCGTCATTGTCGTCCTCTTGGCGGGCGGCATCGGCGCTATCGTCGGCGCGTCCGGGCAGAAGCGCGCCGTCTCGATGGACCTTCTCGGCGTCGTCTCGTTCCAGATGTCGCCCGTCTCGATGGCGGCGTTCGGCATGCTCGTGACCGCGGGCGTGCTGGCGCTCCTGTTCGGTCTCGTCACCCTCGCGTCCCGGTACGACGACGCCGACGAGCGCGCCTGAGGGCGGGCGGACACGCTCGTCGGCCGTGCGCGCCCGACCGCCGAGTGCGCACGGGAGGCAAAAAACCACCCACCGCAATCAACCCCACAACCAACCTACCTCTCGACTCTGCAATTTACCTCTCGATTCCGACCACGGCCCTCATCTACGTCGGGGTCGCCGTCGCCGTGGAACTGGCCTACTCGAGGTGGACGCCCTCGGAGGCCGGACCGAAGCCAGCACCGGGAGCGACTGAGCGACAGCAGAACAGGCAGTTACACCGTCGGTAACTCCCACTCGTAGCGAATAGCCAGCGAGCGCAGTCCGAAGACCACGACCGCACAGACGAGCGCACTCGCGCGCTGACCGACGCCGACCGTGGCAACCAGCCAGAAGACGCTTCCACCGACGATAGCGCAGGTCGCGTAAAAGTCTTCCACGAGGACGAACGGGACGTTCCGAAGGAGGACATCGCTGACGAGACCGCCGCCGACGCCGGTCACTGTTGCGAGGACGACCACGCCGAACGCTGAAAGCCCGGCGTCGGTGGCGACGAGCGCGCCCGTGGTAGCGAACGCCGCCAGTCCGACCGCGTCGGGGAGCAGGACGACCGCGTGGTCCGTCAGCGATTGGTCCGTCAGGTCGTCGCCGAGTCGGGCCAGTGCGATGCCAGCGACGACGCCGAACAGCACGACGCTCACGTCGGTCGTAGAGCGGAGCGCCACCGGAACACTGTCCACCAGCAGGTCGCGGGTGACGCCGCCACCGAGAGCGGTCAGCACCCCGAGGACCGCGACACCCAGCACGTCGAGGTCGGCGTCCGCACCCCGGAGCGACCCGACGACCGCGAACGCCAGCAGGCCGACGACGTTCATCACCGCAAAGGCGTCGAGTCCCACGCTACACCTCGACGTGGATTTCGTCGCTGACCGAGACGCCGAAGGCGTCGTCGCCCCGGCCACGGTTGACCGCCAACTCGACGTTGCCGTGGCTTCCGACCGTGACGAGTCGCTCGCCCGGCGCGACTTCGGCGTAGGCCCGCGCGACGGGCGCGGACTCGCCGTTGACCGCAACCGACTCCCGGCCGTCGAGCAGTTCCGCGGGGAGGTTGGTGACGGCGTTGCCGAACCCGTCCACGACCAGCACCTCGCCGACGGCGGTGGCTCCTTCGAGTTCGGGGTCGGGAAAGCGCAGGTCCTCGAAGCCGTCGTCGGGCACCACGTCGTCGCGCTCGTGGAACGATTCGACGCCTTCCTCGTGGATTGCGGCGGCGGCGGGCGCGAACACGTCCCGGCCGTGGAAGGTGGAACTCGCGGGGTCGGCGTACTCGACTTCGAACACCTCGACCTCCGTGCCCTCGCTGTCGGCCAACTCGCGTGCGACCGGAAGCAGGACACCGTTGTCCGGTCCGACCAGCGCGTGGTCGCCCGCCCGCACCGCGAGCGCCGCCCGGTCGGTGCCGACGCCGGGGTCCACGACGACGAGGTGGACCGCGGGCGGGAAGTACGGCAGGACCTCTCGAAGCCAGAACGCGGTCGCTCGCACGTCTTGGCGGGGGAAGTCGTGGGCCACGTCCACCAGTCGCGCATCGGTTCGCTGGAGCATAACGCCCTTCATCGCGGCGGGGTAGGGCGTGCCGAAGTCGGAAGCGAGCGTTATCATACGCGAGCGTTCGGCTTCGACGGCCTAAAACGCACCAGTTCGAGGGGAGTCGGCGGTTGGGAGCGTCGTCGAGCCGTATAAATCTGTGTTTGAGGCGTGTTTTCGTTTTCTTACCGCGGATAAATATTTCTTAACCGAAGTCGGCGCTTCGCGCCGACTGCTCGGGGGACGGAGGTCGTCCCGTGGCGAGCCACCGTCGCGCGAGGGAAGCGGTCGCGCGTTCAGGCGACCGCTGAAGTTGGGGAGGTGTGAGGTCTGCGGTCTCGGTGCTGTGCGGTCTTCGTCGGAGTCGGCAGTAGCTAGCTTCTCGTGACCGTCTGCTCTTCTTCGCGCGAGCATCACGAATCGCGTTGGTTCACTACCACGTCATTCTGAAGTACACGAATCCGGACACTGACGAAGTTCGCACCGTCACGGTCCCGCTTCACGACCGAATCCGTACCGGAACGCTCCAGTCCATCGGCGACCAGTGTGGCGCGGACGACTTCGAGAGTCGGTGTGAATGGGTCGAAGAACGTAGATGAAAGCAACCGATTAAGACCGTTCGACTCTCAGACGATTGTATGAGAGCTTTCGCCCCCGGAAGCGTCACCGCCGTCTTCGCACCGGGAGAGACCGCGGACCAGTCGAAGGGCGCGAGCGTCGCCATCGCCGACGGCGTGGTCGCGGACGTGCGGGAGGGAGACGCCGACGAGTCGGTCGTCACCGTCGGCGGCGACCCGACCGACTTCGACCCCGTGGAGTTGGCCCTCGAAACCCTCGGCGTCTCGGCCCGTTCGGACCTCACCGCCGAGGTCCCAATCGGTCGCGGGTTCGGCGCGAGCGGTGCCGCGACCCTCGCCACCGCAATCGCCGCGAACGCGGAGTTCGGACTCGACTACTCCCGCGAGCAACTGGTCGAAGTCGCCCACCGCGCGGAAGTCGAGGCCGGGACGGGTCTCGGCGACGTGTTCGTCCAGAACCGCGGCGGACTGGTGGTCGGCGACGGCGGCGAACCGCGGAAGTTCGAGCGCGAGACCCCAATCGAGTACGCCAGTTTCGGTCCCATCGCCACCGACGAGGCGCTGGCCGACGACGACCTCATGGCCACCGTCGCGCGCGAGGGGTCGGCCACCCTCGACGCGCTTCCCGACGACCCCACGCTCGCGGACCTGACCCGCGAGGCGTGGGACTTCGCGGAAGCCATCGGCCTGCCGACCGACGAGGTTCGGGAAGCAGTCGCGGACGTGGAGGCCGCAGGCGGGGTCGCGAGCATGGCGATGGTCGGCGAGACGGTGTTCGCCGTCGGCGCGGAGGGCGTCCTGCCCAACCGGACCGAGGTGTGTCCTGAGGGCGCGCGACTGCGGTGACTCGTCTCACTCGAAACTCCCTCGAAGCGTCGAGTTCCTCCACCGCGAGCAGTTGACCGAGTTTCGCAACCACGCGAACTCGGCCACTGGCAGTCTCGGGGGACACACTGACGAGAGCGGCGACGAATCAGTCGAGTGGATAAAGAAGGCTAGTGGTTCGGCTTACTCCGCGGCAATCACGTCGTCGATGCGGACTATCATCGTCGCGGCCTCCGTCGCCGACTCGACCGCCTCGCGCTTGACCGCTCCGGGGTCGAGGATGCCCGCGTCCACTGGGTCGCCGACCTCGCCGTGTTCGCCCTCGGCGATGATTCCGGCGTGGCCTTCCTCGGACTCGTTCTCGGCGCGGAGGTCCACGAGTCCGTCGATGGGGTCCATGCCGGTGTTCTCCGCGAGGGTGCGGGGAAGTACGTCCATCGCGTCGGCGAACGCTTCGACCGCGAGTTGGCGTCGGCCCTCGATGCTCGCGGCCTCCTCGCGGACGTGGTTGGCGATGGCGATTTCGGTCGCGCCCGCGCCGGGGACCACGCCGCCGGTGTCGAGGGCCGCAGTCGTCACGTCGAGGGCGTCCGAAAGCGCGCGTTCGAGTTCGTCAACGACGTGTTCGGTGCCTCCCCTGACCAGCATCGTGACCGCTTCTGCGGCCGCGCCGCCCTCCACGAAGGCGAGGTCCTCGTCGCCGAAGGTCCGGACGCGAACCGACTCGGCATTTCCGAGGTCGGCGTCTTCGATGTCGGCGACCTTCGAGGTGCGACTCGCGCCGGTCGCCGAGGCGATGGCGCGGGCCTCGTCGTCGTCCACGTTCTCGAAGGCGAGGATACCAGCGTTGGCGAGGTACGCCGCCACTCGGTCTTCGATGGAGTCGGTCGAGAACACCACGTCCACGCCCGCCGACGAGAGCACGTCGGCGTACTCTCGGAGTTCGCGGTCCTCGGCGTCCATCGCGGCGGTCAACTGGTCTACGCTCTCGACGCTGTACTCGGCGTCGATTTCTGTCTCGCGCACGCCGAACTTCTCGTCCACCACCGCGATGGTGGCGTCTTCGACTTCTCGGGGCATGTTCGCGTGGACCGCCTCGGCGTCACTGATGACGCCCTTCACGAGTTCGGTCGCCGACGAGGACCCGCCGGTCTGGGTGTGGACGCGCACGTTGTCCCGGACGACGCCCTCCTCGCCCTCGGCGTGGCGGACGGCCCGGACCACGAGGTCCGCCAACTTCTCGGTCGTCACGTCGCCGGTTCCCTTGCCGGTCATGCTGGACTCGGCGACGTGTCCCAGAAGTTCGTCGTCCAACTCCCCGTCGAGGACCAGCGAGTCGATTGCGTCGATGGCGATGGTGCGCGCCTGACCGTACCCCTCTACGATTGTCGTCGGATGTACGTCGTCGTCCAGCAGGCTCTCGGCCTTGGCGAGCAGTTCGCCCGCGAGGACCGCCGCCGTCGTCGTACCGTCGCCCACCTCGTCCTCTTGGGCCTCCGCGACTTCGACAATCATCTGTGCCGCGGGGTGTTCGATGTCCATCGTCTCCAGAATGGTCGCCCCGTCGTTGGTAATGGTCACGTCGCCCGTGTCGGTCACGAGCATCTTGTCCATCCCGCGAGGCCCGAGCGTCGTGCGTACCGCCTCGCTCACCGCTTTCCCGGCCGAGATGTTCGACCGCTGGGCGTCTTCGCCGTGCGTTCGCTCGGTGTCCTCCGCGAGGATGAACATCGGTCGGCCTCCCATGCGTCGCTGTCCGGATGGTGATTCTGACATGGTTACTCCCCATACAAAAGATGTTTGAACTTCTATATAAAGCTTTCCCGGCAGTCCGTCGCAGTCGGTCTCGGCGAAGCACGAAACTTGTGACATCTCTCGGCGATTGTGCTGAATACGCGGCGCGGACCTATCACTAACAAAAGTTCATAAATTCGAAAGACTGCTTGGATTCCAGCGAAAACTTCATCCCGAATTAGACAACCTTAATATGCGAAAGTCGTAACTCTCCGACGATGAATGGGTCTGACCAAGACTGGTGGCCGAATCAGTTGAGCTTGGACGTTCTCGACCAGAACGCTCGCCAAGTCAATCCGATTGGCGAGGAGTTCGACTACGCCGAAGAGTTCGAGACGCTCGACCTCGAAGCAGTAAAGGAAGACATCGAAGAGGTGATGACGACATCGCAGGATTGGTGGCCCGCCGACTACGGACACTACGGGCCGCTTTTCATCCGGATGGCGTGGCACAGCGCTGGCACGTACCGAACCAGCGACGGCCGCGGCGGCGCGTCCGAGGGTGCCCAGCGCCTTCCCCCGCTCAACAGTTGGCCCGACAACGCGAACCTCGACAAGGCCCGCCGACTGCTCTGGCCGGTCAAGCAGAAGTACGGCCGGAAACTCTCGTGGGCCGACCTGATGATTCTCGCCGGGAACGTCGCCATCGAGTCGATGGGCGGCAAGACGTTCGGTTTCGCTGGCGGCCGCGAGGACGCCTTCGCGCCCGACGAGGCCGTCTGGTGGGGTCCCGAGAGCGAGATGGAAGCCTCCGAGCGCTTCGAGGATGGGGAACTCCAAGAGGGCCTCGGCGCGACCGTGATGGGTCTCATATACGTGAACCCGGAGGGTCCGGACGGGAATCCGGACCCCGAGGCGTCGGCGGAGAACATCCGCGAGTCGTTCAGTCGCATGGCGATGAACGACGAAGAGACCGTCGCGCTCATCGCCGGTGGACACACGTTCGGGAAGGTCCACGGTGCCGCCGACCCCGACGAACACGTCGGTCCCGAACCCGAGGCGGCCCCCATCGAGCAACAGGGTCTCGGCTGGGAGAGCGACTACGGTTCGGGCAAAGGTGGCGACACCATCACTAGCGGTATCGAGGGTCCGTGGACCCAAGCGCCGACCCAGTGGGACACGGGCTATCTCGACAACCTGCTCGACTACGAGTGGGCGGCCCAGAAGGGTCCCGGCGGCGCGTGGCAGTGGCTTCCGGTCGACGAAGAAATCCGCGACTCCGCGCAGGCGGCCCACGACGACGACACCGTGACGCCGATGATGCTCACGACGGACATCGCCCTGAAGCGCGACCCCGACTACCGGGAAATCATCGAGCGCTTCCAAGACAACCCGATG
It contains:
- the katG gene encoding catalase/peroxidase HPI, with amino-acid sequence MNGSDQDWWPNQLSLDVLDQNARQVNPIGEEFDYAEEFETLDLEAVKEDIEEVMTTSQDWWPADYGHYGPLFIRMAWHSAGTYRTSDGRGGASEGAQRLPPLNSWPDNANLDKARRLLWPVKQKYGRKLSWADLMILAGNVAIESMGGKTFGFAGGREDAFAPDEAVWWGPESEMEASERFEDGELQEGLGATVMGLIYVNPEGPDGNPDPEASAENIRESFSRMAMNDEETVALIAGGHTFGKVHGAADPDEHVGPEPEAAPIEQQGLGWESDYGSGKGGDTITSGIEGPWTQAPTQWDTGYLDNLLDYEWAAQKGPGGAWQWLPVDEEIRDSAQAAHDDDTVTPMMLTTDIALKRDPDYREIIERFQDNPMEFGINFAKAWYKLTHRDMGPPERFLGPEVPDEEMLWQDPLPDADYDPIGEEEVAELKAEILDSDLSVSQLVKTAWASASTYRDSDKRGGANGARIRLEPQKSWEVNEPPELETVLETLEGIQADFNGSRSDETRVSLADLIVLGGNAAVEQAAADAGYDVEVPFEPGRVDASQEETDVESFEALKPKADGFRNYVESGVEEPAEELLVDKADLLDLTPPEMTVLVGGMRALDANYQQSDLGVFTDDPETLTNDFFVNLLGMDHEWEPVSDSEAVFEVRDRETGELEGKATRVDLIFGSHSRLRALAEVYAADDGEEKFVRDFVDAWHKVMTLDRFDLE